One window of the Pseudomonas lurida genome contains the following:
- the trhA gene encoding PAQR family membrane homeostasis protein TrhA, whose product MYHGERFNAWSHLLGAVAACIGAVWMLVVASLDGSPWKIVSVAIYGFTLMVLYSASTVYHSVQGRRKEIMQKVDHFSIYLLIAGSYTPFCLVTLRGPWGWTLFGIVWGLAVIGILQEIKPRSEARILSIVIYAVMGWIVLVAVKPLIAALGTAGFVWLAAGGVLYTVGIIFFALEDRLRHSHGIWHLFVIGGSLLHFVAIMHYVL is encoded by the coding sequence ATGTATCACGGGGAACGATTCAATGCCTGGAGCCATTTGCTCGGGGCGGTTGCGGCCTGTATTGGCGCAGTGTGGATGTTGGTGGTGGCGAGCCTGGACGGCAGCCCCTGGAAGATTGTCAGCGTGGCGATTTATGGCTTTACGCTGATGGTGCTGTACAGCGCGTCCACCGTGTACCACAGCGTGCAGGGGCGCAGAAAAGAGATCATGCAAAAGGTTGATCACTTTTCGATCTACCTGTTGATCGCGGGCAGCTACACGCCGTTTTGCCTGGTGACCTTGAGAGGGCCGTGGGGCTGGACCTTGTTCGGCATCGTCTGGGGGCTGGCGGTGATCGGCATCCTGCAGGAGATCAAGCCGCGCTCCGAGGCGCGAATCCTGTCGATCGTGATCTACGCGGTGATGGGCTGGATCGTGCTGGTGGCGGTCAAGCCGCTGATCGCCGCGCTGGGCACGGCAGGGTTTGTCTGGTTGGCCGCAGGCGGGGTGCTGTACACCGTCGGCATCATCTTTTTTGCCCTGGAGGACCGCCTGCGCCATTCCCATGGGATCTGGCACTTGTTCGTGATTGGCGGCAGCCTGCTGCACTTTGTGGCGATCATGCACTACGTCCTGTAA
- a CDS encoding chromate transporter, with translation MPEPEPDTPQPSLWQLFYNFAMVGLFGFGGVMPWARQMMVDRRRWVSEQAFNELLTTGQFFPGPNIANVGIIYGRRLHGLPGAIVTVCGLYLFPSLITVLAGFAYTTWWRHEVVQQIFGAVMPIATGLILGTTLRLLKAMPRTVANYVAFLMTFVLMAILVLPLWMVLLICIPSSLALGFIDTRQAAR, from the coding sequence ATGCCCGAGCCTGAACCCGACACGCCGCAACCCAGTCTCTGGCAGTTGTTTTACAACTTTGCCATGGTCGGCCTGTTCGGCTTTGGCGGCGTGATGCCCTGGGCGCGGCAAATGATGGTCGACCGCAGGCGTTGGGTCAGCGAACAGGCGTTCAACGAACTGCTGACCACCGGCCAGTTCTTCCCCGGGCCCAACATTGCCAACGTCGGCATCATCTACGGCCGACGCCTGCATGGCTTGCCAGGTGCGATTGTGACCGTTTGCGGGCTGTACCTGTTCCCCTCGCTGATCACCGTGCTCGCCGGTTTTGCCTATACCACGTGGTGGCGCCATGAGGTGGTGCAGCAGATTTTCGGCGCGGTCATGCCGATTGCCACCGGCCTGATTCTCGGCACCACCCTGCGCCTGCTCAAGGCCATGCCCAGGACTGTCGCCAACTACGTCGCGTTCCTGATGACTTTCGTATTGATGGCGATCCTGGTGCTGCCGCTGTGGATGGTGCTGTTGATCTGCATCCCCAGCTCACTGGCGCTGGGTTTCATCGACACCCGCCAGGCGGCCCGCTGA